One Ctenopharyngodon idella isolate HZGC_01 chromosome 3, HZGC01, whole genome shotgun sequence genomic window, CCATGGAGAAAACACCGAGTTACTTTGTGACACGGGAGGCACCGCGACGCATCTCAAACATGTCTCGTGAAACAAAGCTGATTGTTGTAGTGCGAAACCCGGTCACGAGGGCGATCTCCGACTACACACAGACCCTGTCAAAGAAGCCCGACATCCCCTCTTTTGAAGAACTAGCATTCAAGAACAGGAGTCAAGGCATCGTGGACACCTCCTGGAATGCCATCCGCATAGGCATGTATATCCTACACCTGGAGAACTGGCTGCAATACTTTCGTCTGTCACAGATTCATTTTGTCAGTGGGGAGCGGCTCATCACGGATCCGGCCGGAGAGCTGGGCCGGGTGCAGGACTTCCTGGGGCTCAAACGCATAATCACAGACAAGCACTTCTACTTCAACCGAACAAAAGGCTTCCCGTGCCTGAAGAAGCCGGAAAGCAGCAGCCAGCCCCGCTGCCTGGGCAAGTCCAAGGGCAGAACTCACGTTCAGATTGACCAGGAAGTCATCGAGCAGCTTAGAGAATTTTATAGGCCATTTAATGTGAAATTTTATGAAATGGTGGGTCATGACTTCAGATGGGACTGAGGAGGAGGACCTTGGTGAAACCAACCTCCCTCTTCTGGTATGTCTtcaagggattgttcacccaaaaattaaaatttggtcattatttactcaccataacattgttccaaacctgtaagactttctttcttctgtggagcataaacgaagatatttagaagaatgtgCTGGTTGCTGTTTACTCATTTTCCATAAAGTCATATGGACaacttttataatacttttatggtgtt contains:
- the hs3st2 gene encoding heparan sulfate glucosamine 3-O-sulfotransferase 2, encoding MAYRFLSSRIVPSSNRLSRRIIFIFTISLCFMYLCYSILFCSGTIMPNQRLEDHRCVHLKNMGSKKLLQKSHYCTISAKARVISDETRAVGLLNQSKHSAFQKTQDVVDHKQSNNSNSPKYGNKKLPNALIVGVKKGGTRAVLEFIRIHPDVRALGTEPHFFDRNYDKGLDWYRGLMPRTLDSQITMEKTPSYFVTREAPRRISNMSRETKLIVVVRNPVTRAISDYTQTLSKKPDIPSFEELAFKNRSQGIVDTSWNAIRIGMYILHLENWLQYFRLSQIHFVSGERLITDPAGELGRVQDFLGLKRIITDKHFYFNRTKGFPCLKKPESSSQPRCLGKSKGRTHVQIDQEVIEQLREFYRPFNVKFYEMVGHDFRWD